The following are encoded in a window of Salmo salar unplaced genomic scaffold, Ssal_v3.1, whole genome shotgun sequence genomic DNA:
- the LOC123733071 gene encoding stonustoxin subunit beta-like yields the protein MKPGLRKYVCDLTLDLNTVNRLLSLSEENRKVTCRTEKQPYPDHPERFEDWRQVLCREGLTGRCYWEVEWSGREVDIGVTYKGISRREGGEDCWLGFNDKSWSLFCSENSYRARHNKKSTFIDVPSSSSHRVGVYLDWSAGTLSFYRASSDTLTHLITFTSTFTEPLYPGFHLWGCGASASLCQVVSVSNTT from the exons atgaaacctgggcttcgaaaat atgtctgtgatctcacactggacctaaacacagtaaacagactcctctctctgtctgaggagaacagaaaggtgacatgtaggacagagaagcagccgtatcctgatcacccagagagatttgaggactggagacaggtgctgtgtagagagggtctgactgggcgctgttactgggaggtagagtggagtgggagagaggttgatataggagtgacatataaaggaatcagcaggagagaaGGGGGTGAGGACTGTTGGCTTGGattcaatgacaagtcctggagtctgttctgctctgaaaACAGTTACAGAGCCAGGCACAATAAGAAGTCCACCttcatagacgtcccctcctccagctcccacagagtaggagtgtatctggactggtcagccggcactctgtccttctatagagcctcctctgacacactgacccacctgatcacattcacctccacattcactgagcccctctatccagggtttcaTCTTTGGGGTTGTGGTGCCTCAGCGTCCCTGTGTCAGGTGGTCTCTGTGTCAAACACAACATGA